A single genomic interval of Aegicerativicinus sediminis harbors:
- a CDS encoding helix-turn-helix domain-containing protein: MFQKVLVCDDLDSITYGVQAILDNFGISDSQKVHYCDDAWLRLQKAKMDGEPFDLFVTDLSFKHDHRPQKFTSGEALLEEVKQKFPNLKVIVYSVEDKVQKARTLIKKFGVDAYVCKGRSGLKELESAIESASQNTLFVSESMRQALQQKSLLEIDDFDILLLKDLANGYSQEEISTRFKSQNIKPSSLSSIEKRLNKLKIQFKASNAVQLIAVTKDIGLI; the protein is encoded by the coding sequence ATGTTTCAAAAGGTTTTGGTTTGCGATGATTTAGATAGTATCACTTATGGTGTTCAGGCCATACTCGACAATTTTGGGATAAGCGATAGCCAAAAAGTGCATTACTGTGATGATGCTTGGTTAAGGCTGCAAAAAGCCAAAATGGACGGCGAACCTTTTGATTTGTTTGTTACCGACCTTTCGTTTAAACATGACCACCGGCCACAAAAATTTACTTCGGGTGAAGCCTTGTTAGAGGAGGTAAAGCAAAAATTTCCAAACCTAAAAGTAATTGTTTATTCTGTAGAGGATAAAGTACAGAAAGCACGAACACTTATCAAAAAATTTGGGGTTGATGCCTATGTATGTAAAGGTAGGTCTGGCCTTAAAGAATTAGAATCAGCAATTGAATCGGCTTCACAAAACACCCTTTTTGTGTCAGAAAGCATGCGACAGGCACTTCAACAGAAATCGCTTTTGGAGATAGATGACTTCGATATTTTGTTATTGAAGGATTTGGCCAATGGGTATTCGCAGGAGGAGATTAGCACCCGATTTAAATCGCAAAACATAAAACCTTCAAGTCTAAGTTCTATTGAAAAGCGACTTAACAAATTAAAAATACAATTTAAAGCGTCCAATGCCGTACAACTTATTGCAGTAACCAAAGACATTGGGCTTATTTAA
- a CDS encoding PH domain-containing protein has product MRLLNKLLGNSSAVSAEQLTAKYQQLLLEEEVIELGFSLLRDVFMFTNKRLILVDIQGLTGSKIEYKSMPYKSISRFSLETAGTFDLDAELKIWISSEYTPSVSKKFNKSVNVYEVQKYLASKVL; this is encoded by the coding sequence ATGCGACTTTTAAATAAGCTTTTAGGAAATTCGAGTGCGGTTTCGGCCGAACAACTTACTGCTAAATATCAACAGTTGCTACTTGAGGAAGAGGTCATAGAACTAGGCTTTTCCTTATTACGCGATGTATTTATGTTTACCAATAAACGACTTATTTTGGTAGATATCCAAGGTCTTACGGGGAGTAAAATTGAATATAAGTCCATGCCTTATAAAAGCATCTCCAGATTTTCTTTGGAAACTGCTGGAACCTTTGATTTGGATGCCGAACTCAAGATTTGGATTTCAAGTGAATACACTCCGTCTGTGAGTAAAAAATTTAATAAGAGTGTCAACGTTTATGAAGTTCAAAAATATTTGGCTTCAAAAGTTTTGTAA
- a CDS encoding thermonuclease family protein has protein sequence MPNKVLFIFLFLGFNLSIHKNVYAQENAIYGKVVAITDGDTYKLLKPDSTVIRIRVANIDCPERKQPFSTKAKQFTADAIFGKQVKIIVLKKDRYGRLVAKTIYNDGKVLSEELLKQGLAWHYRQFSKDSLLQSIEDMARLNKIGLWIDDDAIAPWLWRRNKKK, from the coding sequence ATGCCTAATAAAGTCTTGTTTATTTTTTTATTCCTAGGCTTTAATTTAAGTATCCATAAAAATGTTTATGCACAAGAAAATGCTATATATGGTAAGGTGGTGGCCATAACTGATGGAGACACTTACAAACTTTTAAAGCCCGACTCCACAGTAATTCGCATAAGAGTTGCCAATATTGACTGTCCTGAGCGTAAACAACCATTTTCAACCAAGGCAAAACAATTCACTGCCGACGCCATTTTTGGAAAACAGGTAAAGATTATTGTACTGAAGAAAGATAGGTACGGACGTTTGGTTGCCAAAACCATTTACAATGATGGCAAAGTTCTTAGCGAAGAATTGTTGAAACAAGGTCTAGCTTGGCATTATCGTCAATTTTCAAAAGATTCATTATTACAGTCTATTGAAGACATGGCTAGACTAAATAAAATTGGTTTATGGATTGATGATGATGCTATTGCTCCATGGTTATGGAGGCGGAACAAAAAGAAATGA
- a CDS encoding 4'-phosphopantetheinyl transferase family protein, which produces MSYSKIHWLKQPQTTYPIPLNTDQHIQLYSADLSKDFCDSLDYIELLSENELIRMKRLRFKKDKLNFIKSRGFLRLILGQHLQLDPKCILFSYEENGKPVLAEINYGNLHFNLSHSRNKILLAISDCNNIGVDIEYVNPAIDSLSIANKFFSEVEARTLESTHGNERLNKFFQFWTRKEALVKGLGDGLGFPFQEIDVSKLKGTDWDTLTNLTSIGRLKQWYSIDVPFGKSYKASLAVDCSD; this is translated from the coding sequence GTGAGCTATTCTAAGATACATTGGCTAAAACAGCCCCAAACAACCTATCCCATTCCGTTGAATACCGATCAACATATTCAACTGTATTCCGCGGACCTTTCAAAAGATTTTTGTGATTCCCTTGATTATATTGAATTATTGTCTGAAAATGAATTAATCCGCATGAAGCGACTCCGCTTTAAAAAGGACAAACTAAACTTTATAAAATCGAGGGGCTTCTTACGTCTAATATTGGGCCAACACCTGCAGTTAGACCCAAAATGTATACTATTTTCATACGAGGAAAATGGCAAACCTGTATTAGCTGAAATTAACTATGGTAATTTACATTTCAATCTTTCTCATTCTAGAAATAAAATTCTTTTAGCAATTAGTGATTGCAATAATATTGGTGTAGATATAGAGTATGTTAATCCGGCTATCGACAGTTTATCCATTGCTAATAAGTTTTTCTCTGAAGTGGAAGCTCGCACTCTTGAGAGCACCCATGGAAATGAGCGACTCAATAAGTTTTTTCAATTTTGGACAAGAAAAGAAGCCTTAGTAAAAGGCCTCGGAGATGGTTTAGGATTTCCTTTTCAAGAAATAGATGTATCTAAACTAAAAGGTACTGATTGGGACACTCTAACAAATCTAACTTCTATAGGCAGATTAAAACAGTGGTATTCCATCGATGTACCATTTGGGAAAAGTTATAAAGCCTCTTTGGCGGTTGATTGTAGTGATTAA
- a CDS encoding cytochrome P450, with product MKVTSHTKLPPGPKSLVPFANVFGFRKNSLKFLKDISTEYGDIAQFKMGPLRVVLLNHPDYIKEVLSNQHQNFIKGRPLEMAKEVLGEGILTSAGDLHKEHSRIIQPAFHIRMMELYVPAMTNYSQLTMDKWQDGQVIDMLQCMIGMSTEIAAKTMFNVDINNEVPEINNALEDIMSLFGRITMPFAEILLKLPIPSTKKFFKARAKLDDTIYKIIENRKKNPLQNGDLLSLLLNTQEDTIGISLTDKQIRDEALTLLLTAFDTTSLALTWTWYLLSLHPEIESKMHQELDSVLNGGTPTLEDYPKLKYTKMVFEEAMRMYPPIYVIAREALQDVIIADYKIPKKSIVLLSPYLIHHDARFHHNPEKFDPEALAKRLGRNHNKYEFFPFSVGPRSCIGQHYAMLEGVMVLASMGSHWCMETVPNQKVEMEQLLNLRPKNGIKMRLVKRPISK from the coding sequence ATGAAAGTAACGTCTCACACAAAACTACCTCCCGGACCAAAATCATTGGTCCCTTTCGCCAATGTTTTTGGGTTTAGAAAAAATAGCCTAAAATTTCTCAAGGATATTTCTACGGAATATGGCGACATTGCTCAGTTTAAAATGGGGCCTCTTCGTGTTGTGCTTTTAAATCACCCAGATTACATTAAAGAAGTCCTTAGCAACCAACACCAAAATTTCATCAAAGGCCGGCCCTTAGAAATGGCCAAAGAAGTTCTAGGGGAAGGGATACTAACAAGCGCTGGTGACCTGCATAAAGAACATTCACGAATCATTCAGCCTGCCTTTCATATCCGTATGATGGAACTTTATGTTCCTGCTATGACCAATTATTCCCAATTGACAATGGATAAATGGCAAGATGGACAAGTAATAGATATGCTTCAGTGTATGATAGGGATGAGCACAGAAATTGCGGCAAAGACGATGTTCAATGTGGACATTAACAATGAAGTTCCTGAAATAAATAATGCTCTTGAGGACATTATGAGTTTGTTTGGCCGCATTACTATGCCCTTCGCAGAAATCCTCCTTAAGCTTCCTATACCAAGCACAAAAAAATTCTTTAAGGCGAGGGCAAAATTAGATGACACCATTTATAAGATTATTGAAAATCGAAAGAAGAATCCATTACAGAACGGGGATTTGCTGTCTCTATTATTAAACACACAAGAGGACACCATAGGTATCTCCTTGACAGACAAACAGATCAGAGATGAGGCTTTAACTCTGCTCCTAACTGCTTTTGATACCACTTCTTTAGCTTTAACTTGGACTTGGTACCTCCTTTCTCTACATCCGGAAATTGAGAGTAAAATGCATCAGGAGTTAGACTCTGTGCTCAATGGTGGAACACCCACTTTAGAAGATTATCCAAAGCTCAAATACACCAAAATGGTTTTTGAGGAGGCCATGAGAATGTACCCTCCCATTTATGTTATTGCCCGTGAAGCTTTACAGGACGTTATCATAGCTGATTATAAAATCCCCAAGAAATCTATTGTTTTATTAAGCCCATACCTCATTCACCATGATGCTAGATTTCATCACAATCCTGAAAAATTTGACCCTGAAGCATTGGCGAAACGCTTAGGGCGAAATCATAATAAATATGAATTTTTTCCATTTAGTGTCGGTCCTAGATCCTGTATTGGTCAGCATTACGCAATGCTTGAGGGCGTGATGGTCTTAGCATCAATGGGCAGTCATTGGTGCATGGAAACAGTTCCGAACCAGAAAGTTGAAATGGAACAACTTCTGAATCTTAGACCTAAAAACGGAATTAAGATGCGGCTTGTAAAAAGACCTATATCCAAGTGA
- a CDS encoding 3-oxoacyl-[acyl-carrier-protein] synthase III C-terminal domain-containing protein gives MHHNVLRKNTVIESLGSYLPPNFLSTKEVLEGCNASIRFPLEKITGIKSRHVAGKEEFSIDLSIQAINDCLEKSKYKASDIDLVVCCNISRIDSEKHLTFEPSTSVRLKRHFGFNNAIAFDISNACAGMFTGIYLVDALIKAGSIKRAMVVSGEYITHLTRTAQKEIKTFMDPKMACLTLGDAGAAVILEESSDPKVGFHQLSLQTLGRYSPFCIAKQAETEGWIMITDSVNLTDAGIKSSTQFAISSLDKAGWNAKDCDHLIMHQTSKTTIKSAVNEINSILNSNLFHEGNTVNNLEQCGNTASTSHMIALADQIKRGVISKGDKIAFSIAASGLTIGSGLYVMDGLAENNFNGKTRTKAFIEPDLNHPIETIPYGVIIESVGIAEPSTNQIDSLELLHSAALKCLEQSSYQANDIDLLIYCGVYRSEYIVEPAIAALLAGMLDMNSSILGEQSDSTLAFDVFNGSVGMMNALYLVQNLFLAGKHKSAMVVTAEVENNAVHFPNDLLGVHETATAIILAYKPNTSKGFSRFNFCYNTDAITNYTTQATPKPINHYLKIHKTEHLEELYLNLISDSVEELLSTTNIKKEDIRTVFPPQLSASFISRLSKNLGINGDKFVDVAIDGEDLFTSSIPYCLNNSESKEGTIALLITVGSGLQAGCALYYF, from the coding sequence ATGCATCATAATGTCTTGAGAAAAAATACAGTTATTGAAAGCCTGGGCAGCTACCTTCCCCCCAATTTTCTTTCCACCAAAGAAGTATTGGAAGGCTGTAATGCGTCCATAAGATTTCCATTGGAAAAAATAACCGGTATAAAGTCAAGACATGTTGCAGGTAAAGAAGAATTCTCCATTGATTTGTCGATACAAGCTATAAATGACTGCCTCGAAAAATCAAAGTATAAAGCTTCGGATATTGATTTGGTCGTCTGTTGCAACATATCGCGTATAGATTCTGAAAAACATCTAACTTTTGAACCCAGCACGTCGGTAAGACTTAAGAGGCATTTTGGGTTTAACAATGCTATTGCTTTCGATATTTCCAATGCCTGTGCTGGGATGTTTACGGGAATATATCTCGTTGATGCACTTATTAAAGCTGGAAGTATTAAACGTGCCATGGTAGTGAGTGGAGAATATATCACACACCTCACACGCACTGCACAGAAAGAGATAAAAACGTTCATGGACCCTAAAATGGCCTGTCTCACTTTGGGCGATGCGGGTGCAGCCGTAATCTTGGAAGAAAGCTCAGATCCAAAAGTTGGATTCCATCAGCTCTCCCTGCAAACCCTTGGTCGCTATAGTCCATTTTGTATTGCGAAACAAGCCGAAACGGAAGGATGGATTATGATTACAGACTCCGTGAATTTAACTGACGCTGGCATTAAAAGCAGCACCCAATTTGCTATTTCTTCCCTTGATAAAGCCGGTTGGAACGCCAAGGATTGTGATCATCTCATAATGCACCAGACCTCTAAAACTACTATTAAAAGTGCAGTAAATGAAATCAATAGCATTCTAAATAGCAACCTATTCCATGAGGGTAATACGGTAAATAATTTAGAGCAGTGTGGAAATACGGCTTCAACATCCCATATGATTGCATTGGCAGACCAAATTAAACGAGGAGTTATAAGTAAAGGGGATAAAATCGCTTTTAGTATAGCCGCCTCTGGCTTAACAATAGGTTCAGGTTTATATGTCATGGATGGCTTGGCAGAAAACAATTTTAACGGAAAAACAAGAACTAAGGCATTTATTGAGCCAGATTTAAACCATCCGATTGAAACTATACCATATGGAGTAATTATTGAAAGTGTAGGGATAGCAGAACCATCCACAAATCAAATTGATTCGTTAGAATTACTTCATTCTGCAGCACTAAAATGTTTAGAACAATCGAGTTACCAAGCCAACGATATAGATTTATTAATTTATTGTGGGGTTTATAGGTCTGAGTATATAGTAGAACCTGCCATTGCAGCTTTACTGGCAGGCATGCTAGACATGAATTCGTCTATTTTAGGGGAGCAATCCGATTCTACTCTAGCATTTGATGTATTTAATGGAAGCGTGGGAATGATGAATGCACTCTATTTAGTGCAAAACCTATTTTTAGCCGGAAAACATAAAAGTGCTATGGTGGTTACAGCTGAGGTTGAGAATAACGCTGTTCATTTTCCAAATGATTTATTAGGAGTTCATGAGACTGCTACTGCTATAATATTAGCCTATAAACCAAATACATCGAAAGGCTTCTCTAGATTTAATTTTTGCTATAACACAGATGCCATAACCAATTATACCACCCAAGCAACTCCTAAACCAATAAACCACTATTTAAAGATTCATAAAACAGAGCATTTGGAGGAATTGTATTTAAATCTTATTTCTGACAGTGTGGAGGAACTGCTGTCAACAACTAATATAAAAAAGGAGGATATCCGGACGGTTTTCCCACCCCAATTATCGGCAAGTTTTATCAGTAGGCTCAGCAAAAATTTAGGCATAAATGGAGATAAATTTGTGGATGTTGCAATTGATGGCGAAGACTTATTCACTTCCTCCATTCCTTATTGCCTTAATAATTCTGAATCCAAGGAAGGAACTATAGCTCTTTTAATTACAGTGGGTTCGGGCCTTCAGGCCGGCTGTGCTTTGTATTATTTTTAA
- a CDS encoding fatty acyl-AMP ligase, giving the protein MIDSKKSLVDVLLFRAQKQPDKIIYRFLVDGESEEELLTFKSLAQLSKSIGARLQRVAHFGARVLILVPNGIDFITSFFGTICAGAVPVPLSPPHHARIEKTLTIALRILKDCNPEVVVLHKKLYEAIHSKPYLKRQFNGVKFILLNEDKKDLSLEWKNPNILVDHLAFLQYTSGSTSAPKGVMVSHGNVLNNLRAIEKEMELNETIESVFWLPPFHDMGLIGGMLQPLYTGFTVTLIPHLLFLQKPIRWLWAISKFKAYISGAPNFAYELCLKKIKPEERDKLDLSDWKVAMNGAEPISVNTLEEFEAYFNSVGFQGSSFVPCYGLAEGTLMVAAVSSHQSYAFKKLIKTGISANKIEPAADNGPDSTEIVSCGKVIDNHQLLIVNPETENLSESNEVGEIWLKGPCVTKGYWNNPEATEHLFHGFLTDTREGPFLRTGDLGFLENEELYVVGRRKNIMIFEGKNFYPHDIERVVQEAHYAIQPMGCAAFSIEDNQRERLIVVVEVRHNTNFSMENLFKSIRSSINEEFSLSVDDIRIVPRGFIARTTSGKIKHYECKNKYITNYQKEVTAS; this is encoded by the coding sequence GTGATTGATTCTAAAAAATCTCTTGTAGATGTATTACTTTTTAGAGCACAAAAACAACCAGATAAAATTATCTATAGGTTTTTGGTGGATGGTGAGTCTGAAGAGGAACTACTGACCTTTAAATCCTTAGCGCAGTTATCTAAATCTATTGGGGCGAGATTACAAAGAGTGGCTCACTTTGGTGCCCGTGTCTTGATATTGGTGCCAAATGGCATCGATTTTATTACGTCTTTTTTTGGAACTATTTGTGCTGGAGCTGTGCCCGTGCCACTTTCACCTCCACATCACGCTCGGATTGAAAAAACACTTACAATTGCCTTAAGGATTTTAAAGGATTGTAATCCAGAAGTTGTGGTGCTTCATAAAAAGCTATATGAGGCCATACACAGCAAACCGTATTTGAAAAGGCAATTTAATGGAGTGAAGTTTATACTACTTAATGAGGATAAGAAAGACCTGTCCTTAGAATGGAAAAATCCGAATATTTTAGTGGATCATCTTGCTTTTCTTCAATATACCTCTGGTTCAACATCTGCTCCAAAAGGGGTTATGGTTAGCCATGGCAACGTTTTAAATAATTTAAGGGCAATTGAGAAGGAAATGGAGTTAAATGAAACCATAGAATCTGTTTTTTGGCTCCCCCCTTTCCATGATATGGGTTTAATTGGTGGCATGCTTCAACCGCTTTATACTGGTTTTACGGTTACTCTTATTCCACATCTACTTTTTCTCCAGAAACCAATTCGTTGGCTTTGGGCGATTTCAAAATTTAAGGCTTACATAAGTGGGGCTCCAAATTTTGCCTACGAACTATGTCTAAAGAAAATTAAACCCGAAGAAAGGGATAAACTTGATCTTAGTGATTGGAAGGTCGCCATGAACGGTGCAGAACCCATTTCTGTTAATACCCTGGAAGAATTTGAGGCTTATTTTAATTCGGTTGGATTTCAAGGATCATCCTTTGTGCCGTGTTATGGATTGGCAGAGGGAACCTTAATGGTTGCTGCGGTCTCCAGTCACCAATCCTATGCCTTTAAAAAATTGATCAAAACAGGTATATCTGCGAACAAAATTGAACCTGCTGCCGATAATGGACCAGATTCAACAGAAATTGTTAGTTGCGGGAAGGTTATTGATAATCATCAACTCTTAATTGTAAATCCAGAAACTGAAAATCTCTCTGAAAGCAATGAGGTTGGAGAAATATGGCTAAAGGGACCTTGTGTTACTAAGGGCTATTGGAATAATCCTGAAGCCACTGAACATTTATTCCATGGGTTTTTAACTGACACTAGGGAAGGGCCATTTTTAAGAACCGGAGATCTAGGTTTTCTCGAGAATGAAGAGCTCTATGTGGTAGGACGCAGAAAAAACATAATGATTTTTGAAGGAAAGAATTTTTATCCTCACGATATTGAAAGGGTAGTTCAAGAAGCCCATTACGCAATTCAGCCAATGGGTTGTGCAGCATTTTCAATTGAAGACAACCAGAGAGAACGGTTAATTGTAGTTGTGGAAGTTCGACACAATACCAATTTCAGTATGGAAAATTTGTTTAAATCTATCCGTTCCTCAATTAATGAAGAATTTTCATTGTCTGTTGATGATATCAGGATAGTTCCAAGGGGCTTTATTGCAAGAACAACCAGTGGTAAAATTAAACATTACGAATGCAAGAATAAATATATAACCAACTATCAAAAAGAAGTGACTGCATCATGA
- a CDS encoding LLM class flavin-dependent oxidoreductase, whose protein sequence is MKFGIFIDLQLPRPWNEGDEKELFHQALEQVELADKLGIDYVWAQEHHFLEEYSHSSAPEVFLAACSQRTQKIRLGHGIVLMSPKYNHPVRIAERLSTLDILSNGRLDWGSGESGSRLELEGFGIDFVDKRPMWAESLRETAKMMSMTPYPGYKGTYFSMPHRNVVPKPVQKPHPPIWAACSNRDSVKMSAQLGIGALTFAFINAEEAKFWVDEYYETFKKECDPIGQAVNPNIAMLTGFMCHKDADRAVELGYEGAQYFAFGLGHFWRDGIHKPGKTNLWEQFKNRPTTQDKLLERERKKAGMTGIGSPEQLIKNFRALENAGVDQLILLHQCGKYKHEHICESLKLFASEVLPEFKERELNREKEKQKELANAIEVANNRVRTMEPLKDSPVVEAYPLIWNKMSSQTGGGSLDRRPGMTALWKMQTGGMRPKKN, encoded by the coding sequence ATGAAGTTTGGAATTTTTATTGATTTACAATTGCCTCGTCCATGGAACGAGGGAGATGAAAAAGAATTATTTCATCAGGCTTTGGAACAGGTAGAGTTAGCTGACAAATTGGGGATAGATTATGTGTGGGCACAGGAGCATCATTTTTTGGAAGAATACAGTCATTCCTCGGCACCAGAAGTGTTTTTGGCCGCCTGTAGTCAACGAACCCAGAAGATTCGGTTAGGCCATGGCATTGTGCTTATGTCTCCAAAGTACAACCATCCTGTTAGGATAGCTGAACGTTTGTCTACATTAGATATTTTAAGCAATGGTCGTTTAGATTGGGGTTCTGGAGAATCCGGTTCCAGGTTAGAGTTAGAAGGGTTCGGGATAGACTTTGTCGATAAGCGACCCATGTGGGCGGAATCTTTACGTGAGACGGCCAAAATGATGAGTATGACACCCTATCCAGGATATAAAGGCACTTATTTCTCTATGCCCCACAGGAATGTTGTACCTAAGCCTGTACAGAAGCCCCACCCACCTATATGGGCCGCCTGTTCTAATAGAGATAGTGTAAAGATGTCCGCACAATTAGGAATTGGTGCGCTCACCTTTGCCTTTATCAATGCTGAGGAAGCTAAATTTTGGGTGGATGAATATTATGAGACTTTTAAGAAGGAATGTGACCCAATAGGGCAGGCTGTAAATCCTAATATTGCAATGCTAACAGGTTTTATGTGCCATAAAGATGCCGATAGGGCAGTAGAACTTGGTTATGAAGGCGCCCAATATTTTGCTTTTGGCCTTGGACATTTTTGGAGAGACGGGATTCATAAACCAGGTAAAACCAATTTATGGGAACAGTTTAAAAATAGACCAACGACTCAAGATAAATTATTGGAGCGCGAAAGGAAAAAGGCTGGAATGACCGGTATCGGCTCTCCCGAACAATTAATTAAAAATTTCCGGGCATTAGAGAATGCGGGAGTGGATCAATTAATTCTTCTTCACCAATGTGGAAAATATAAACATGAACATATTTGCGAATCACTTAAACTTTTTGCAAGCGAGGTACTGCCTGAATTTAAGGAGCGAGAATTAAACAGAGAGAAGGAAAAACAAAAGGAGCTTGCTAATGCGATTGAAGTTGCAAATAATCGAGTACGTACCATGGAACCATTAAAAGATAGCCCTGTTGTAGAAGCTTACCCGTTAATATGGAACAAGATGAGTTCTCAAACTGGGGGAGGCTCTCTTGATAGGAGGCCGGGGATGACCGCATTATGGAAAATGCAAACTGGAGGCATGCGACCAAAGAAAAATTAA